Proteins encoded in a region of the Acetonema longum DSM 6540 genome:
- a CDS encoding flavocytochrome c: protein MDQNLNRRNFIKTTAAAGLAIASAAVLPGCSAATTGKGGSVSWKEEADVVVVGSGFAGLAAAIEAVAAGSSVKVLEKMPISGGNSIINGGDLAAAGTKMQAEAGIKDSVDLMVEDMLKAGSYLNHVEKVRLLAEKSSETVDWTMSLGVKYRRVNFHGGHSVPRAHATANASGGDIVKAELARLKEKGVNVAKNSKVVRLIQNDAGRVLGVEVKTGYKFGDENSGTTSFIKAKKAVVLAAGGFSQDVRMRMIHDPRLTDNLDSTNHAGATGELLREALKLGAMDIHMDWIQCGPWTSPDEKGFGYVPQFCERLVGYAPMVNPKTGKRFIKETGDRKVRADAILKFGYPVVILGDSYAVQRQIVPKILEAGMKNGSVKKYDTLEELARAYEIPVGPFLEEVRRWNSMVLNGKDTDHDCLILEGAKPTIEGPFYAARLWPRVHHTMGGLLTNLKAQVINQDYNPIPGLYAAGEITGGIHGAVRLGSCALTDCLVNGRIAGQEAAREQAWT, encoded by the coding sequence ATGGACCAAAATTTAAACCGGCGTAATTTTATCAAGACAACGGCAGCGGCCGGCCTGGCAATTGCCTCAGCGGCGGTGCTGCCTGGCTGTTCAGCTGCCACCACTGGCAAGGGCGGATCGGTCAGCTGGAAGGAAGAGGCGGATGTCGTGGTCGTCGGCTCAGGCTTCGCCGGCCTGGCCGCCGCCATTGAGGCTGTTGCCGCCGGATCCAGCGTGAAGGTGCTGGAGAAGATGCCGATTTCGGGCGGCAACTCCATCATTAACGGCGGCGACCTGGCCGCCGCCGGAACAAAAATGCAGGCCGAAGCCGGCATTAAGGACTCCGTGGACCTGATGGTGGAGGATATGTTAAAAGCAGGTTCTTATCTCAACCACGTGGAAAAAGTCCGCCTATTGGCGGAAAAATCCAGTGAAACTGTGGACTGGACCATGAGTCTGGGCGTTAAATATCGCAGGGTCAACTTCCATGGCGGCCATTCGGTGCCGCGGGCCCATGCCACGGCCAATGCTTCCGGCGGTGATATTGTAAAAGCCGAGCTGGCCAGGTTAAAAGAAAAAGGAGTCAATGTGGCCAAAAATAGCAAAGTGGTCCGGCTGATTCAGAACGATGCAGGCCGGGTCCTTGGCGTGGAAGTGAAGACCGGTTACAAATTTGGCGATGAAAACAGCGGCACAACCTCGTTCATTAAAGCGAAAAAGGCGGTGGTGCTGGCTGCCGGCGGTTTTTCCCAGGATGTAAGAATGCGTATGATTCACGATCCCCGCCTGACGGACAATCTGGACAGCACCAACCATGCCGGCGCCACCGGCGAACTTTTGCGGGAAGCGCTGAAACTGGGAGCAATGGATATCCATATGGACTGGATCCAATGCGGCCCCTGGACCAGTCCGGATGAAAAAGGCTTCGGCTATGTGCCCCAGTTCTGCGAGCGGCTGGTGGGCTATGCGCCGATGGTAAACCCCAAAACAGGCAAACGATTTATTAAAGAAACCGGCGACCGCAAGGTCAGAGCTGACGCCATCCTGAAGTTCGGCTATCCGGTAGTCATCCTGGGTGATTCCTACGCGGTCCAACGCCAGATAGTGCCCAAAATACTGGAAGCCGGCATGAAAAATGGCTCTGTCAAGAAATACGACACTTTGGAAGAACTGGCTAGAGCCTATGAAATTCCGGTAGGACCTTTCCTGGAAGAAGTCCGCCGCTGGAACTCCATGGTGCTGAACGGCAAGGACACCGATCATGACTGCTTAATCCTGGAAGGAGCCAAACCCACGATCGAAGGGCCTTTCTACGCTGCCAGACTATGGCCGCGGGTTCACCATACCATGGGTGGTCTGCTCACCAATCTCAAAGCTCAGGTCATCAATCAGGACTACAACCCGATTCCAGGGCTGTATGCTGCCGGCGAGATCACCGGAGGCATACATGGCGCTGTGCGTCTGGGAAGCTGCGCCCTGACCGACTGCCTGGTGAACGGCCGGATCGCCGGCCAGGAGGCGGCCAGGGAGCAAGCCTGGACTTAA
- a CDS encoding phosphatase PAP2 family protein, with protein MLQEYQFYGKPKRYIFAVTVGIAVGLATILHVLLFGQGDNELVTEAALMIGLQGNDIFLWSTNLYLLYWAYRRGIKSVIPLTLWLNFFIWVCVQGFKLIALGIQTMGWASLAWTLRPTGEAMGFPSGHAAHAFAMALVLTCFYPRWTWLWYTCAAAISWSRVESSAHTDLQVVVGTIAGLIIAWVMMVRWLRENDAQKAGLFDESATALPVGTNRLKRAAPLSLE; from the coding sequence ATGTTGCAGGAATATCAGTTTTACGGGAAGCCGAAACGTTACATCTTTGCCGTCACAGTGGGAATAGCCGTTGGTCTGGCTACAATCCTGCATGTTCTGCTGTTTGGACAAGGCGATAATGAGCTTGTCACGGAAGCGGCCCTGATGATCGGTCTGCAAGGCAATGACATTTTTTTATGGAGTACCAACCTGTATCTTCTTTATTGGGCGTACCGCAGGGGGATAAAAAGCGTGATCCCCCTGACTCTCTGGCTGAATTTTTTCATTTGGGTTTGCGTTCAGGGTTTTAAGCTGATCGCACTGGGCATTCAGACGATGGGATGGGCATCCCTCGCCTGGACGCTTCGCCCCACCGGCGAAGCGATGGGCTTTCCCAGCGGCCATGCAGCCCATGCCTTTGCCATGGCCTTGGTGCTGACCTGTTTTTATCCGCGCTGGACCTGGCTCTGGTATACATGCGCTGCGGCTATTTCCTGGTCGCGGGTTGAAAGCAGCGCTCATACCGATTTGCAGGTTGTAGTGGGCACCATAGCCGGCCTGATCATTGCCTGGGTGATGATGGTCCGGTGGCTGCGGGAAAATGACGCCCAAAAGGCCGGGCTGTTCGACGAATCAGCAACGGCCCTGCCTGTCGGAACCAATCGGCTTAAACGGGCCGCTCCCCTAAGCCTGGAATGA
- a CDS encoding YqaA family protein: protein MGLTVVTFTESFISPLMPDLILVPLCLADPANAIYYAALATTASVAGGFIGYGIGMWLGPGVLSRFPAARTAMEKVEAYSTREVAWVIFLAVMSPLPYKVISITAGALRVNFPMFILISFAGRAKRFMIEGVLIYYFGSAAIELIREYSLATTAVIVGISLIWSAVWWRRRVKKHELLATKQGLKP, encoded by the coding sequence ATGGGACTGACGGTGGTTACATTCACCGAATCGTTTATTTCACCGCTGATGCCGGACCTTATTTTGGTGCCGCTTTGCCTGGCTGATCCGGCCAATGCCATTTATTATGCTGCCTTGGCTACGACAGCATCTGTTGCCGGGGGATTTATCGGCTATGGCATCGGCATGTGGCTGGGACCGGGAGTATTAAGCCGCTTTCCCGCGGCCCGGACAGCCATGGAGAAAGTAGAGGCCTATTCCACAAGAGAGGTGGCCTGGGTCATCTTTCTCGCGGTGATGTCCCCCCTGCCATACAAGGTGATCAGTATTACCGCCGGAGCATTGCGCGTCAACTTTCCTATGTTTATTTTAATTTCTTTCGCCGGACGGGCCAAACGGTTTATGATTGAAGGCGTTCTCATCTATTATTTCGGTTCGGCGGCCATTGAACTGATTCGCGAGTATTCGCTGGCCACAACGGCGGTGATTGTCGGTATTTCTCTTATCTGGAGTGCCGTATGGTGGCGGCGGCGCGTGAAGAAACATGAACTTCTAGCCACCAAGCAGGGATTGAAGCCTTAA
- a CDS encoding PHP domain-containing protein, with protein MTKLRIDCHVHTCYSHDSQFSLDSLVETCRAKGMDGICVTDHNTIAGAAALAKHAPFPVVVGEEILTTAGEIIGYFLSREVPGGLSPQATVAAVKDQGGLVAIPHPFDRLRRSALKTEALLEIAANVDIIEIYNSRIILNADNQKARQFAKKYDKAVTVGSDCHSVREMGYSFVSMDQFNGPSEFMHQLQAGELCCRPIPLHLHVLRLQSLLGG; from the coding sequence ATGACGAAACTCCGCATCGACTGCCATGTCCACACCTGTTATTCCCACGACTCGCAATTCTCTCTGGATTCACTGGTTGAGACCTGCAGGGCCAAAGGCATGGACGGCATTTGCGTCACAGACCATAATACGATCGCCGGCGCCGCAGCCTTGGCAAAGCATGCGCCTTTTCCCGTCGTCGTCGGCGAAGAGATCCTGACCACTGCCGGTGAAATCATCGGTTATTTTCTCTCCCGGGAAGTGCCGGGAGGACTGTCTCCCCAGGCAACAGTCGCTGCCGTCAAAGATCAGGGAGGTCTGGTGGCCATTCCTCATCCTTTCGACCGCCTGCGCCGGTCGGCCCTGAAAACAGAGGCATTATTGGAAATTGCGGCTAATGTGGACATCATTGAGATATATAACTCCCGGATCATATTAAACGCCGATAACCAAAAAGCCCGGCAATTTGCCAAAAAATATGACAAGGCAGTCACTGTGGGCAGTGACTGCCATTCGGTACGGGAAATGGGATATAGCTTTGTGTCTATGGATCAATTCAACGGTCCGAGCGAATTTATGCATCAATTGCAAGCGGGAGAGCTCTGCTGCCGCCCTATTCCCCTGCACCTGCATGTTTTAAGGCTTCAATCCCTGCTTGGTGGCTAG
- a CDS encoding NADH:flavin oxidoreductase, translating to MGTLFEPASLGTLKLRNRFVRSATQDWLAEKDGQISDAQISLYTALAAGGAGLIITAHSAVSLPLGRAGNPQNAISHDKYIAGYSRLTDAVHKHGARIILQLSHAGCQTDRELTEGEMPVGPSDVFNAQGLRIARAMTHGELEKLIDDFGVAAMRAKRAGVDGVQVHIAHGYALAQFLSPWSNQRTDDYGGSRENRLRLLAEVIWRIREAVGGDFPVLVKLNTTDGVDAPETLTLDDVVCAAQTIADHGATAIEASGGTGRVSRLVMANTGIVKPEQESYFAPAAAAIKAKVSLPVLLVGGNRSRAVMEANLAQGKADFISLSRPFVREPDLVNRLAAGQEKAACISCNACFNPKGLRCCFTDKK from the coding sequence GTGGGTACTTTATTCGAACCGGCTTCCCTGGGAACACTTAAGCTGCGCAACCGTTTTGTCAGGTCGGCGACCCAGGACTGGCTGGCCGAAAAGGACGGACAAATTTCCGATGCTCAGATAAGCCTTTATACGGCCCTGGCAGCCGGCGGCGCCGGGCTGATCATTACGGCCCATTCGGCGGTGTCTTTGCCTTTGGGCCGGGCCGGCAATCCCCAGAATGCCATTTCCCACGACAAGTATATTGCCGGATACAGCCGTTTGACTGATGCCGTACACAAACACGGCGCCCGTATCATTCTGCAGCTTTCCCATGCCGGATGTCAAACCGACCGGGAACTAACCGAAGGGGAAATGCCGGTCGGGCCTTCGGATGTGTTTAATGCCCAGGGCCTTCGGATCGCCCGGGCCATGACCCACGGCGAGTTAGAGAAACTGATTGACGATTTTGGAGTTGCGGCGATGCGGGCTAAACGGGCCGGTGTGGACGGGGTGCAGGTCCACATAGCTCACGGCTATGCCTTGGCCCAGTTTTTGTCGCCCTGGAGCAACCAGCGTACCGATGACTACGGCGGGTCCCGGGAAAACCGGCTGCGGTTATTGGCCGAAGTGATCTGGCGGATACGGGAAGCGGTCGGCGGGGACTTTCCCGTGCTGGTTAAGCTGAACACCACTGACGGCGTGGATGCGCCCGAAACTCTGACTTTGGATGATGTGGTTTGTGCCGCTCAGACTATTGCCGATCATGGCGCCACTGCCATTGAAGCAAGCGGCGGCACTGGGAGGGTAAGCCGTCTGGTCATGGCTAATACTGGCATCGTGAAACCTGAGCAGGAAAGTTATTTTGCCCCGGCGGCAGCTGCCATTAAGGCCAAAGTCAGCCTGCCGGTTCTTCTGGTAGGGGGCAACCGGTCTCGGGCGGTTATGGAAGCGAATTTGGCCCAGGGTAAGGCTGATTTCATATCCCTCAGCCGTCCTTTTGTCCGGGAGCCGGATCTGGTCAACCGGCTGGCGGCCGGACAGGAAAAAGCCGCCTGCATTTCCTGCAATGCCTGTTTTAACCCCAAAGGCCTGCGTTGCTGTTTTACAGACAAAAAATAA
- a CDS encoding glucosaminidase domain-containing protein has translation MKIISPKGGNGKRCSWIHLAVLAAACWLAGGNSAVAADLYGHPVHWEMLRTETPMDLTIHGEPIATQEQCLQYLLRRNSLPFLTVSPAQLVEYYYREAGREGIRPDVAFAQALHETGNFRYGGDVVPLQNNYCGLGTTGGGVKGAWFSSAEIGVRAQIQHLLAYSATRPPIMPVVDPRYHLVKKTAYFGQMVTWTDLNGKWAVPGRTYGQRILTIHEWILTGK, from the coding sequence GTGAAAATAATAAGTCCCAAAGGCGGGAATGGGAAACGATGCAGCTGGATTCACCTGGCGGTTTTGGCGGCCGCCTGCTGGCTGGCAGGGGGCAATTCAGCGGTCGCGGCGGACCTTTATGGTCATCCGGTGCACTGGGAGATGCTGCGGACAGAGACGCCAATGGATCTGACTATTCACGGCGAGCCGATTGCCACGCAGGAACAATGCCTGCAGTATCTTCTGCGGCGCAATTCCCTGCCCTTTTTAACGGTGAGCCCCGCGCAACTGGTAGAGTATTATTACAGGGAAGCCGGACGGGAAGGCATTCGGCCGGATGTGGCTTTTGCCCAGGCCCTTCATGAGACCGGCAACTTCCGGTATGGGGGAGATGTGGTTCCCCTGCAGAATAATTACTGCGGTTTGGGAACCACCGGCGGCGGGGTTAAAGGCGCCTGGTTTTCTTCGGCAGAAATCGGTGTAAGAGCGCAGATCCAGCACTTGTTGGCCTATAGCGCTACCCGTCCGCCGATTATGCCGGTGGTGGATCCCCGCTATCATTTAGTAAAAAAAACCGCTTATTTCGGCCAGATGGTTACCTGGACCGATTTAAACGGTAAATGGGCGGTGCCTGGCCGGACGTACGGCCAGAGAATCTTGACTATTCATGAATGGATTCTGACCGGCAAGTAG
- a CDS encoding RDD family protein, with amino-acid sequence MLHIRTLQSASMIRRFAAFCIDHMLIGLSMIFVILWEMDFENGDMNDLMRITTISMLFGILLITIKDCVNGVSPGRWLLRLAVRNIGNHNEIPAIGKLMLRNVFTVIWPLDLLTLIFYGRRIGDIAAETDIVLCPDRRSLAKRMAVTAIPVIVMIGFISLVTINVLEADS; translated from the coding sequence ATGCTACACATACGTACATTGCAAAGCGCGTCAATGATCAGAAGATTTGCAGCTTTTTGCATCGATCACATGCTGATTGGATTGAGTATGATTTTTGTGATTTTGTGGGAAATGGATTTTGAAAACGGCGATATGAATGACCTTATGCGGATTACAACTATTTCCATGCTGTTCGGGATATTGCTGATAACCATCAAAGACTGCGTAAACGGTGTGAGTCCGGGGCGATGGCTGTTGCGCCTTGCCGTGCGCAACATAGGCAACCACAATGAAATCCCGGCTATCGGAAAACTAATGCTGCGCAATGTGTTTACGGTCATATGGCCTCTGGATTTGCTGACTCTCATCTTTTACGGCCGGCGGATCGGAGATATAGCCGCGGAAACCGATATCGTCCTGTGCCCTGACAGGCGCAGTCTCGCAAAAAGAATGGCAGTGACTGCCATTCCAGTAATCGTTATGATCGGATTCATTAGTCTGGTAACCATCAATGTGCTGGAAGCAGATTCTTAG
- a CDS encoding GntR family transcriptional regulator, giving the protein MKEMKFTSAGEDSLSNKVFKFVKTQIINGGYGPGEILLEGKLADELGVSRTPVREAIRLLEMEGLVETAPKKGTVVLGISSKDVQDIFAIRQLLEGLAARLAAERLTGDELKELQKTYDLMEFFTQKEDPEELTDLDNRFHHIIYQASGSRILNLTLHNLHYYVQLARLDSLRSPQRPPHVIDEHRAILDALAKRNPDQAEQAMVHHVKMAYRNISSHFPETNR; this is encoded by the coding sequence ATGAAAGAAATGAAATTTACTTCCGCCGGTGAGGACTCTTTAAGCAATAAAGTATTTAAATTTGTTAAAACCCAGATTATCAACGGAGGCTATGGGCCTGGAGAAATCCTGCTGGAAGGAAAATTGGCCGATGAATTGGGCGTCAGCCGCACTCCTGTCCGTGAAGCCATCAGACTGCTGGAAATGGAAGGGCTGGTGGAGACCGCGCCCAAAAAAGGGACAGTCGTATTGGGAATATCGTCTAAAGACGTTCAAGATATCTTTGCCATCCGGCAATTGCTGGAAGGATTGGCAGCCCGCCTGGCGGCGGAGCGGCTGACAGGCGACGAGCTGAAAGAGTTGCAGAAGACGTATGACTTAATGGAATTTTTCACTCAAAAAGAGGATCCTGAGGAACTGACTGATTTGGATAACCGGTTCCATCATATTATCTACCAGGCCTCCGGCAGCAGGATACTGAACCTGACCCTGCACAATCTGCACTATTACGTGCAGCTGGCCCGTCTGGATTCTCTCCGGTCGCCGCAACGTCCGCCCCATGTGATCGATGAGCATAGAGCCATCCTGGATGCTTTGGCGAAGCGCAATCCCGATCAGGCTGAACAAGCCATGGTTCACCACGTAAAAATGGCTTACCGCAATATCTCCAGTCATTTTCCCGAAACCAACCGGTAA
- a CDS encoding YjfB family protein, protein MDIAALSTVNSQAQVQGNAGILLLKKALDTTEASQQAMLNILVPPSPSLGSAVDVKA, encoded by the coding sequence ATGGATATTGCTGCACTGTCAACAGTGAACTCGCAAGCTCAGGTACAAGGGAATGCCGGTATTTTGCTGCTCAAGAAGGCGCTGGATACCACCGAGGCAAGCCAGCAGGCTATGTTGAATATTCTCGTTCCTCCATCCCCCAGTCTAGGAAGCGCTGTCGATGTAAAAGCCTAG
- a CDS encoding lysophospholipid acyltransferase family protein encodes MKGFVQYHILKILSHLISFLPYSLICRIGRGIGRLYFRVAGGQRERGIEQAMHSLEIPYNEARGLIREVFCNLGQTLMEVLYIPALARKDISRYVSIEGLPYLEEALNAGRGVVLLTAHMGNWEWLGAALAHTGLPITTIVKPQPNAQYTRILNEYRRQVGLEVFNRGSTEIVKAARALKQGKALGFLADLDGGTEGIFVDFFGSPASTPVGPALFAKKFNSAIIPVYAYHLPGGGHRVVIEPPLSYEHCVDPEQEILQNTVKMTRTIENAIRKHPSEWLWFLRRWHTPEDNGKKRSFIDRRPSHTAADPAIR; translated from the coding sequence ATGAAAGGATTTGTACAATATCACATACTTAAAATTCTCAGTCATTTGATTTCTTTTCTGCCTTATTCACTGATTTGCCGGATTGGCCGGGGAATAGGACGTCTTTATTTTCGGGTGGCCGGGGGACAGCGCGAACGGGGAATTGAGCAGGCCATGCACAGCCTGGAAATTCCCTATAATGAAGCCAGAGGGCTAATTCGCGAAGTGTTTTGCAACTTGGGGCAAACATTGATGGAAGTCTTGTATATTCCGGCATTAGCCCGCAAGGATATCAGCCGGTATGTTTCCATTGAAGGCTTGCCTTATTTGGAAGAAGCTTTAAACGCAGGGCGCGGTGTGGTGCTCCTTACCGCTCATATGGGTAATTGGGAATGGCTGGGCGCTGCCCTGGCGCATACCGGCCTGCCGATAACCACCATCGTTAAACCGCAGCCCAATGCGCAATATACCCGCATCCTGAATGAATACCGGAGACAAGTTGGATTAGAAGTCTTTAACCGCGGGTCGACAGAAATTGTCAAGGCGGCCCGGGCGCTAAAACAAGGCAAGGCATTGGGCTTTCTCGCCGATCTGGATGGCGGGACGGAAGGCATATTTGTGGATTTTTTTGGGAGTCCGGCATCTACACCTGTTGGTCCGGCGCTTTTTGCGAAAAAATTTAATTCTGCCATTATCCCGGTATATGCCTATCATCTGCCTGGCGGCGGCCACCGGGTAGTCATAGAACCGCCGCTGTCCTATGAGCATTGTGTCGACCCTGAACAGGAAATTTTGCAAAACACGGTAAAAATGACCCGCACGATTGAAAATGCAATTAGAAAGCACCCCTCGGAATGGTTGTGGTTTCTCAGGCGTTGGCATACGCCGGAAGACAATGGAAAGAAGCGGAGTTTCATTGACCGCCGTCCGAGCCATACGGCTGCTGATCCTGCCATCCGGTAA